One Chryseobacterium indoltheticum DNA segment encodes these proteins:
- the trxA gene encoding thioredoxin: MSQKFQEIIDSERPVLIDFFATWCQPCKVQSSVLNTVKENVGEKARIIKIDVDQYPAIASQYNVRGVPTLAVFKKGELLYKESGVHDVNRLTQLLEQFM; the protein is encoded by the coding sequence ATGTCTCAAAAATTCCAAGAAATAATAGATTCTGAAAGACCGGTACTTATCGATTTTTTTGCTACTTGGTGTCAACCATGCAAGGTGCAGTCGTCGGTTCTGAATACAGTAAAAGAAAATGTTGGCGAAAAGGCCAGAATTATAAAAATTGATGTTGATCAATATCCCGCAATCGCTTCACAATACAATGTACGAGGCGTTCCTACTTTGGCAGTTTTCAAAAAAGGAGAATTACTGTATAAAGAAAGTGGTGTGCATGACGTCAATCGATTGACCCAACTGTTGGAACAGTTTATGTAA
- a CDS encoding rhodanese-like domain-containing protein translates to MRVKVNALILISVFALSSCKTQVLPENTVQTDIKQVVNSADVVLVDVRIPEQYAEATAKDAVNIPLAELSNNIDSLKGKKVVVFCNKGIQADQAVEILKKKGVDVYDGTTWKNVKAIQEEK, encoded by the coding sequence ATGAGAGTAAAAGTAAATGCGTTAATTCTGATTTCAGTATTTGCGCTAAGCAGCTGCAAAACACAAGTTTTACCAGAAAATACTGTTCAAACCGACATTAAACAGGTTGTAAATAGCGCTGATGTAGTTTTGGTTGATGTGAGAATTCCAGAGCAATATGCTGAAGCTACGGCAAAAGATGCCGTGAATATTCCGTTGGCTGAGTTAAGCAACAATATAGATTCGCTAAAAGGCAAAAAAGTAGTCGTTTTTTGCAACAAAGGTATACAGGCAGACCAAGCTGTAGAAATTTTGAAGAAAAAAGGAGTTGACGTTTATGATGGTACGACCTGGAAAAATGTAAAAGCCATTCAGGAAGAAAAATAA